The stretch of DNA ttcatatcgaattgagtgttgagccattccttaatgtgagtcattttcttgacattgtttccaatgatcaaaatgtcatcaacataaaggaccaggaatactactatttggtcttccttgagttggtaaacacaaggttcatcttcattctgaagaaagccgtaggttttgatgatttcatcaaacctcttgttccatgagcgagaagcttgcttgagtccatagatagacctgtttaacttgcaaactttcttttcttgcccaggaagaacataaccttctggttgctccatatagatggtttcttcaagtaccccattaaggaaggcagtcttgacatccatttgccagatttcataatcgaaagcagcagctatggagagaagaattcggatggatttgagcatggcaacaggactaaaagtttcctcatagtccacgccttctctttgggtataacccttggctacaagtctagctttgaaagtttcgacttcgcctccagctcctcttttcttcttgtaaacccacttgcatcctatcggatgatagtcgtcaggtgcgtctacatattcccagactttgttctttttcatggaatccatttctgaatccattccggctgaccatcgtttccgttgcggactagccattgcctgtttataggttaatggatcgtcatcaataccgtcacctacgaccatattgatttcaccatccaagccataacgagcaggttttgttgaaactctcccactacgacgaggtatggttgtcttctgaacagaaactttagtagtagatttctcagtttgttcaactgagggagtgggatcgtcttcttcacgagtggaagaggacggaacattggaaggacttatatctgatagcaattcctctagaacaactttacttttcggtttgtagtctttaatatagttctcttcaaggaaagtagcatttgtagaaacaaacactttattatccttgtgactataaaatagtccacccctagtctctttagaatttccaacaaacatgcatacttcggtacgtgattcaagtttgccttctttctttcttaagacatgagcagggcacccccaaattctgtaatggcgcaaactaggtgttcgaccattccaaagttcgacgggtgtcttagggactgctttagatggaacaacatttaaaatgtcatttgccatctgtatagcatatccccagaaggacgtagacagagttgaataactcagcatagacctaaccatttccaaaagagtgcgatttcttctttctgcaactccattttgttgtggagtagctggggcagtgtattgggattcaattccaagttcaattaaatgatctttgaactgcatatccatatattctccacccctatcagttcgcaagatctttaatgatttacctaattggttttgggccaaagcatgaaattcttgaaacttttcaaacgtttcagatttcttttgcattaggtaaagaaaactatatctagagaaatcgtcaatgaaagtgacaaaatactcataaccacctcgggctttgacattcaaaggtccgcagacatccgaatgcactaaccctagagggattttggcacgctctccctttgcagagaaagaacgtttagtcatttttccttctaggcaggactcgcatactggcagttcacctaggacgacattttttaatggaccgtctttggtgagcctattgagtctatcaaagcctatatgacctaaacgtaaatgccatagataagtttgatcatcattatcaatctcttttctttttaggtttctaggtctagctacactgaaaagttcactatttagtgagatttgagtactcggtcttaaaacataaagcccttgttccattatagcaacacatatttgaaatccattacgagaaattgaacaatttgtactcgaaaaattcaatatataagattgtgtttgcaaacatgagacactaatcaagtttctactaaagtttggaataaataaaacattttctaaaattaaaaatctttgttgaaacttgatgcgggcttttcctctagctttgaccgatactaattcgccattgccaactttaagctgtaactctcctggaagtagattttcctgtgtttcaagcaactgcagtgaagaacatacatggttagtagacccggAATCAACAATCcggatggatttgtcgttctctaaaacacatgattcaaagacaaaagcattaccttcgtttgaattgtttagaagcctgggacatcgttcttcatgatgaccctttccattacaattcgaacatagaagattatgtctgataattgtacttgaagaagcagccttgctagatccttcatacctagtccttttcctttgaTTGTTGATTGCAAACCTgtggggacccattgcaatcaagttccgttcatgggctcgtaattcgtttcgagcttgtccatgtcggaggagttagaattgttgatcatataagagataacaaatttattatactccggaggaagaatattaaggataagttggacccattgttctcttgataaatcaattcccgcagatttgccttttggaatttcgtattcatcatcaacagatgcgagttaatgcaactaccaggattcattttcacactatagagttcttttgctaagatagtaactaagagaggatcggggtgtgggttattcataatgacactacaacacatcaataaaacagaagtaaggttttggctcataaattcatacacaatttagaaaatagcaagtaattacatatgttatagaaatactaaatctaacatagtttattttccaaggtatttcaacaaactgacacagtgtcccgtttaggcgagagtcaaagcatcattcattgaatagagttgtcgcctcatctaaaatgataaacattctagcaaccttttattcgatcaagatttgaattcagcgttgtcccgtttaggcgagagtcaaggcaattctatcttatgagcttccaccattgtttcataacttgcaagtcaagtatggtcgccaccattagggtgatctataccatacaaaacacttacaaactacttatcatgcgaggttaaacggtgcgaaattgctaatgaacgttcctccattagggaggattactcactaaaacaaacacggtgtaaaacccacaatggagatcgaatgtctcttgattaaaagctcattatttaaaaaaaatatatatgtattttgtataatcataatattcgatattataataatgaaaaattacaaattaaagttggtttaattaaaatcaactttaattaattttcaattattatttaaatttgaaaaataaattcaaataaatatcgaataagttccataatataataatgaaaaaataaaaatcaaaattgatttaaataaaaaatcaactttaattaattttcaattattaattaaattcaaaaatttgaattttaaatggaacaaatttgaaaatatcttgtttaagttgttttagaaagaatctaaaaaatcaacttaaatatctttcaaatcatatttaattaaattcaaaattaagttgtaaccacttaattttgtagatattttaagttaaatattcaaaaaagatattaacctaaaaatatctaagatattccattttaagttaatatttgaaaaatatcaacttaaaaaatatctaaagaatcttaataaccaattcctaaaattcctcaacttaatttaaaattttgaattcaaaagatattcagatttaagttggttagttatgtataactaaatatcaacttaaataggaatatttaatgaaaaatttaaaataagttccagaaagaatctagatggttataattctatatttaattaaatacaagaaaatacatatagtttagcttagaatattaaattctttaaactatgattttctaaattaatttcaaaataaatgaaattaattatgttgctaattcaattttaattaggttaaactagtgtaattaaccctagtacgatcattcaaatcgtgcaaatgggccttcacaattggggtagtttgtgtgagggggtctttgggttcggtatgtcgtacccacttctatggctcccaactctcacacaaggcccaaaagagaggaatttaaccttaataagaacaactgttattaattgaataggcccaaaagctaaatgggcctaaataaatcctatcaataattatgataatttattttagcaacattaacctatatgcatctataataaaattaaacacataggctcacacaggcacactttggatgggtcctatcatgttgctaggtcatacacagatgaaagaagattgtaaattatacctgttacaaattattatcttgaccaagggagccatcagatcattagatctggcaaaaggtaaccatggctatttgcaatcaagtaataataggttttgaaaacttacacataagttaaaacacatactcctgcaacagggttagctggatagttggaagtaggatttattttttttttttatttttttttataataaatttcgaataaataaataattaaataaaaatttaatattcgaaaaaaaatttcggaattaaaaaaataaatttcgaaaatttaaaaaaaatttaaaaaaaaattaaacctactttttatcttatatctatttaaaattacatgattataaatatcttattttaaataaggtcaaaatatcttttaaaatatttataaaatctgaccttaaatttaaaaaaaatataatcaaatttaaaaataagataggtttttaagcaaaaagataaatactaattctattcgaattcaaattacactaatatcttgaattaatttaaaaaataaaattaattcaaaatgataattagaattgaattaggaatagtattagtatatatacaaaaccatacaaaaatttggaagttaattccatgaaaaggtatgaaaaattgaagaaaaagggaaaaaaccgaaactgtacggacagttctgcgatcgcgtaaaaatatcaagacaaatttccgattttgtcaaatcttcaaaaaatcataactaattcaaataaaatccaaattgagttctgtaaaaggctaacttgcttaattttttccatactatccaataaaaataattacagaatcgaaatcacaattatttatcacgaaaatttaacaaacatcaatcattcatcaaataacactcaatacaacatgataccatccaaagaacatacaaacaatcgttttaaagtccaaatttcatgtaagtaaatcaattaccatggctctgaggccagttgttggatattattttaccaggatcttagatctactcacaagtatgtttattaacatcctaaatatgaactttctaaaacgataaattaaacacatataaagtttaagaaaccttacattgggtgcagcggaattataatgactccttccgttcagatctctaacccttgattccttttacgtagcgagtattatcaagatccgaacccggatcttcttctctgaatccttgatgctgaatctcctttgctgttgatctttcttcacaatcttcctcactatgattgaggtattgcttgatgtgtgtgggcactactctaatcactaagagaggttcgaaattttgaggaagaaaagagagagagagtggcggctagagaagagagtggaggctcaggtttttctgattcagaaagtgtaattttccagaagccttcactatctatttatagcattccttctagggtttgatttgaattatatggcattaaaataatgaaaaaatcatttaaaaaagataacataagtggccggccctaggctaggtggactgggccttgatttttgcaattttgcaattttaccacttttgtatctgattttctcaaaaatgccaatttcctaattcaatcatttaaatgccaattctaactatttaataactataaataattattaaataatattgtcatttatcatatttattaattgcaccatacaaagtatcacaattaacaaatatgcccctgttaactctttctttacaatttcgtccttacttagtgaaaatttcacaaatagacatagtctaatttgtgaattataattgattaatcaaaaccaattacatgagtcttacaagcaatattatctcaactagtggggggaccatgggtctatataactgagcttccaataagtagatcaagaatttagcactaaaattcactaacttgttaattcttcgttgaatccacgcatagaacttagaattgcactctcagtatatagaatgctctatatgttccaccatatagacacatcattagttatccattgttataatcctaatttgatcaatgatcctctatatgaatgatctacatagtaaagggattaaattaccgtaacaccctaccatgtattttatccttaaaacacttgaccccgtataaatgatatttcagcttatgtgaaatgagatctccaccatttattttcgtttggccaagctcgaaggaaatcatcctttgcttactatttgccagatagaagctatagattccatgtttatgctagcgctcccactcaattgcactaccgtgttcccaaaatgtacgtatcaccctgacctaaaagtaggcttaactaacaaatcaaagaacacgaatagcctttcaagattgagcctaatcataacaggattaagatcatttgatctaggatcaacttggcgatattgacttgaatagattttacggtaactttaattaaatctaattcaaagttcaatatcggtcccttccgatgcatactccatgcatccaacctgagctttactttaaccaatgttctggaaagaacatagtatttctccaaatacaagtaaactcttgttgtagattatcatatcagtaaaaccctgtgtctgataaatctaggaaactttattcacatagtcatgtttactttccaatgtgatgacagcacaataaacatgatcaagtatgtgaaaagggtttaagatgaatttataaatcaattagacaagcaattgataaagtgagccaaaacatacacaaatgaatgaaaaatacttctgtttctttattgatgttgaataaaatagattacattgaaacggagttttatttagggcataaaacctaacactaCTAACAATGGTCTATGATCTGACCCCCACCAATCTAGAACCATAATGTCAGCTCCATCAAAGTTCTGTAGCCATTCCTCATTACATAACCCCTATCTAATCTTTCCATAACCGGATTTAACTCATGTCCATTACACCAAGTGAGGTCAGTTTTTGAAGAGTAGAAATCAATTAATCTACACTCATCAATCACTGTCCTAAAATCCTCCATGGCCACATCCCTTCAAAATTACATACTCTCTatttaaatctttttacctAAATTTCCAATACACTATTTACTTCTTCCCCACTCTCCTTTTCACAACTCACTGTTTCTCTCACACACTCAAATATTTATAGTTACAAAACTTGGGTAACAAATCCAAAACTGTAACACccatatttaaatatttctaaactcaaaagataactttaatatattataactttataaTTATATGGGTCGGAATCCCGAGTTTCAAAACATAGTTTAAAACTATATTTCTATTTTACAAAACTACGTTGAgagattttttcttttatataaacATGTACAGGCAACTCAAAATACatcttaaaatatttgaaagatCAGAACCCTttaggttgcactgccgcgatatgtacaatcactgTCGAGCTCtatctcactgttcctccaacTTCGCTTTTtttttacctacacaaggtagcaaactgatgagtcaataGACTTAGTAAGATAAGCAAGACATATACATAAGTAATGCGATGCCGGCTTTGTGTTTAAGCCGCCCTGAGCTCAATAATTGAGCTCACCAAATGGATAAGAACGTTTTTAAGGGAAGTACGACCactgtaccaaatgcactaaagtaccgaccctgtactcgtgttggtagagccataactgtactcccgggaattactaagtgttgtaccacatgcacgacGTACCCCCTGGTACTcatgttggtaacaccgtaaccacacTGATATACAacactatactaacactctTTAAATCACATACATATTAGTGCTAGTAGTGCAAACATCCTAAACAagtatatattcatatatacattcttatgctatcttacctcgttctgtgctcaagtgtgccggtcagcctgagtggaagtgcagctcgacgttttacagggccctaaaccataacgtTCAAAACTTAatgagagacacgctaaaacacttatcggggatttaaaattgaaaccaaggataaccctatcgataaataggatgctaacattttaaattacataaaaacgagaaaaactagggttcgggaaaaaaccccaaccggcagaccggttcccaaccggaagccCGGTTCCTGGCACCaactggtcgaccggttgcaaCAGGCCCCctggaaccggaattccggttctgagcttGGAACCCAAAAAACCGACCCCCACacctcaattcaatcccaaaatTTCCAATAACTTTCAGAATACCTGTACATACCATAATGAACTAAAACCAAGCACTAAAACTCAACAACAAACACTGAACatcaattcaccattaaaggtcaaGATTTGAGttcataaactcaaaccttaGCCAAACCTCAACAAAGCCTACCATAACAGCTCAAATCAAACAACATACTCCCAACCTAATCCCAAAACACGAAAATAAATCATCCCAAACTTACAGCACCCTAAACACCCAAGTTCATGCATAAAACTTACATTAAGCTTAGGAAAAATCATGGAAAAGAGGGATAGAGTTATATACCTTGAATTGGAGTGTTCTAATCAGCCAAGATCACACAAATTTGAGCTAACCACAACAATTCCCAGCTGGTTCCCTTGGTGTTCGAAAGAGAAGGAGAGAGACTTAGAAAATTCTAGGTTTTTCCTTCAACTTTTAATTATTCTCTTATTtcctaattaaattaaatcatatttaTCTTAATAAAAGATATAACCAACCCCCAAAGTCCACTAGAggccaaaaaaataataaaggaaAAGACCCATTTGCCCTTTAACTAAATTAAAATGGTTACTAACTCCCAAGGGTAAACTAGTCATTTTCCAAACCCCAAAAATTCTAAAACACATAAAATGCGACTCTCTAAAGGCTCAACATCACTTTCCACTGCTTCCGAGCACAATTACGAACATTAAGAaatttacataaataacataataaacatatacgAACTTAACTAAATTTCCACAATAtgcatttttataaataataataaaatctcatgcataaaccctaattatttaataattcaatGTATTAATcataagcggtctttacaattatccccccgttaaaaggatttcgtccctgaAATccaacctgaacaactctggatgctgagtcctcatatcaaactctaattcccaagtggcttcctcCACTTTGCTATTCTTCCAGAGTACCTTAACCAATGCTATGGTTTTACTTCGAAGaaccttttcttttctatccaaaatttgCACAGGTCGTTCGTCATAAGACAGGTCTAGTTGcaattccaatgcttcataacttaGGACATGCATTGGATCAGACACGTACTTTTTCAACATGGAAACATGGAATACATTGTGCACAACTGACAATGATGGAGGTAAGGCTAACCGGTAAGCCATCTGTCCAACCCTTTCAAGTATTTCAAAAGGTCTTATGAATCTAGGACTTAGCTtgcctttcttcccaaagcgtctGATCCCTTTCATTGGCGACACACGCAGGAAGACATGATCTCCCTGCTGAAATGTAATATCCCGACGCTTGGGATCTGCATAGCTCTTCTACCTACTAtgggaagcaagcattcgagctttaATCTTGTCTATTGCTTCACTTGTCTTCTGGACCAACTCAGGGCCCAagtatttgttgggttttgtgccctaaataaaaccttttacaatctgattagttatcaatataagaaatttgaagtgatttatgtttgcatgaattttacatgctaatggtttaatatgtttattacatttacacacaaaatcagttaaatccagatcatatgtttattcacaattacaatatcgtcaacacagtggaatgtgattgtgatcatatgaatcaaaagactaagtccctgtttcatcagtgttttggatttacactaatgtgataatcagcgatgatgtgtacttacacatggagtaagtgttatgttctttccaggacattagtaaagtacactagtttcgaatgtatggagtatacattggactggaccgatattacaacttagttaagatattataaacttaccgttatatctttccaagtgaatatcagtagttgatcttaagattaaaagaatctaaatcctgatatgcttaggctcaactcaggagtactattcatgttctttgatttattagttaagcctacttttgggtcagggtgatacgtatattttgagaacatgatagtatgattgagtgggagtgctgaacataaatatggaatctatagcttctactggtgtatagaagtcaagtgatgattcccttcgagcttagctaaatagaagtaaatggatgagctcttgtttaagtgactaattattagatcactaaacatcatttacaggtagctaagtgttttaaggggaaaaatacattgaggggtgagaacggtaaaattatcccatctcgatgtaaatcatctatatagaggatctttgatcacaataagattataaccatggttaaatgagatagcatatctatatcgtggaatatataatatgctctatataagtctgagagggaaattctaagttctaagagtggattcaacgaagaattaataagtaggaatttacttagtaaattcggttcacttattggaagctcagcatatagatccatgatccccattctagttgagaatatactgcttgtaagactcaataattgatttgtgattaatcaattataattctaaagttagactatgtctaatttatgaattttcactaagtaggggcaaaattgtaaagaaaagagattctaggtttatttatttattaatagactttatatgtctaattaataattaaattaaatgacaatattatttaataatctattttagtttttaaataattagttttggcatttaaatggttagaattggaaaattggcgtttttgagaaaatagaaataaaatttgtgaaaactgcaaaaccaagtggggcccattatacacaccatggccggccacttatagtggtttttcaaattgatattttcattattttaatgccaaataattcctaacctaaacctagtagttgcctataaatagaaagtgatggctcagtcaaatcatataagttttcaacaagcttttctgtcagaaaattctctcttcagaaaaaactgagccttccctttctcttctttggccgaaatcactctctctcttttcttcttctaaaattttaaccttagtgatagagtaagtgcccacacacagcaagtggtaactcaatcatagattggaagactgtgaaggatcatcacacacaaagagaaggacattcgggctcagatcttgataatactctgcgacataaaggatacaagggttagagatctgagtggaaggagacattaattccgctgcatcaatgtaaggttttcttaactttatatgtgtttattttatcgttttagaacgttcatatttagggtgttaaacaacatacttatgagtagatctaagatcctggtaaaataatgtcCAACagttggcctcagagccatggtaattgatttgcttgcaagaaatttggactttaaaacgattgtttgatatttggatggtttcatgttgtattgagtgttatttgatgattgattgatgtttgtgaatttttgtgaaaataattgaaattttgtttctggaattatttttatttgatagtatggaaaaaattaagcaagttacttttttacagaactcaatttcgatttaatttgaattagttatgattttttgaagtttcaaaaaaaaaatcatggtcATGCAACAGggccacgcgcgcggacagcacGCATTCAGACAAGCTACTCGACGAGCGCCTGTCTGAAGCCCCCATCCGCGTGCGGAAATCATGCAGGTTTCCCCCTGCGCCGTGATTCCTCACCCATGCAGCCCcaagcgcgcgcggacagtatgctgaatactgtccgtacagctcgcatttttttttcgtttttcttcgatttttcatgctatttcatggatttaatttccgattttttgtgtagttttgtatttagacatttactattcctatttcaattctaaatatcataattaaattatttaatattttttttaatttaattcatgatattagtgtaatttgaatttgaaaatagtaaatatctatctttttgcttaattatctatcttatttttaaatttgattatatcttatcttatttttaaatttaaggtcagatattaaattttttaaatga from Cannabis sativa cultivar Pink pepper isolate KNU-18-1 chromosome 2, ASM2916894v1, whole genome shotgun sequence encodes:
- the LOC115720090 gene encoding uncharacterized protein LOC115720090, which translates into the protein MKGIRRFGKKGKLSPRFIRPFEILERVGQMAYRLALPPSLSVVHNVFHVSMLKKYVSDPMHVLSYEALELQLDLSYDERPVQILDRKEKVLRSKTIALVKVF